In Astatotilapia calliptera chromosome 23, fAstCal1.2, whole genome shotgun sequence, a genomic segment contains:
- the s1pr3a gene encoding sphingosine 1-phosphate receptor 3a: MSNQIEEGMNPVIVIHYNHSGKWERPRVSGACKMVLLLLICVLIVLENITVLLAIWRNKRFHSRMYFLIGNLALSDLLAGVAYMVNIFTSGPKTFFLTPLEWLAREGSMFVALSASTFSLLAIGIERHMTMVRLRPCETAGRGRLLALLVACWLVSVLLSALPSLGWNCLNNLPSCSTVLPLYAKSYIAFCISVFSALLVAIIILYIRIYRLVTSSSRRVSSRPSERSLALLRTVVIVLGVFVMCWSPLFLLLLLDVGCSPDKCPVLYQVDWFIALAVLNSALNPLIYTLSSREMRSAFFRLLCCCQTSMEHTGTPAVGNPNLGTIIPTGENSKTSFGGGGGSGDGKSTMNRGKVPTPVNLDNKHGDPSATAVPHPSGPADLLSAVLVKAGALPALNKF, encoded by the coding sequence ATGAGTAATCAAATAGAGGAGGGGATGAACCCTGTCATAGTCATCCACTACAACCACTCGGGAAAGTGGGAACGGCCCCGCGTCAGTGGGGCCTGTAAAATGGTGCTGCTGCTTCTCATCTGCGTGCTGATTGTTCTGGAGAACATTACAGTTCTCCTCGCCATCTGGAGGAATAAGCGCTTCCATAGCCGTATGTACTTTCTCATTGGAAACCTAGCGTTGTCAGACCTGCTGGCTGGGGTGGCTTACATGGTTAACATCTTTACCTCGGGACCCAAAACCTTCTTCTTGACACCACTGGAGTGGCTGGCCAGAGAAGGCAGCATGTTCGTAGCCCTCAGCGCTTCTACCTTCAGCCTTCTGGCCATTGGGATCGAAAGGCACATGACAATGGTGCGTCTGCGCCCCTGCGAGACAGCAGGTCGAGGTCGGCTTCTAGCACTGCTGGTAGCCTGCTGGCTTGTGTCGGTACTGCTGAGTGCTCTGCCCAGCCTGGGCTGGAACTGCCTAAACAATCTGCCTTCCTGCTCCACAGTGCTGCCGCTCTATGCTAAGAGTTATATTGCTTTCTGCATCAGTGTGTTCAGTGCCCTGTTGGTGGCCATCATTATACTCTACATCAGGATCTACCGTCTGGTGACCTCCAGTAGCCGCAGGGTGAGCAGCCGGCCTTCAGAGCGTTCGTTGGCCTTGCTTCGTACGGTGGTTATTGTGCTTGGGGTTTTTGTCATGTGCTGGTCTCCCTTGTTTCTCCTGCTCCTGCTGGATGTTGGTTGCAGTCCAGATAAGTGCCCTGTTCTCTACCAGGTGGACTGGTTCATTGCCCTTGCTGTACTCAACTCTGCCCTTAACCCCCTCATATATACTCTGTCCAGCAGAGAAATGAGAAGCGCATTTTTCCGGTTGCTGTGCTGTTGTCAGACCAGCATGGAGCACACTGGGACTCCTGCAGTGGGCAACCCCAACCTAGGGACAATCATCCCCACAGGAGAAAACAGCAAGACAAGTTTtggtggaggaggggggagCGGGGATGGGAAGTCTACAATGAATAGAGGGAAGGTTCCCACACCTGTGAACTTAGACAACAAGCACGGAGATCCCTCCGCCACTGCCGTGCCCCATCCTTCAGGGCCAGCAGACCTGCTTTCAGCTGTACTTGTGAAGGCGGGAGCGCTGCCAGCCCTCAACAAGTTTTAA